The genomic segment GGTCACTTAACAAGAACTTCGGACAAGTGGCATGTTATATCACTTCCACTTATTGCAGAGAGGAAAGAAAAAATTACTTCTATAAACTCAAAAAAGATTCTTTTAAAAAGGAAGGAAGGCGAAATTTTAAATAGAAACTATTTAAAACACGAAAATATACCAAAACTGAAAGCAGAGATAGGCACATACGTTTTTGCCTCACAGTACCAACAAAATCCAATTTCAAATATAAACTCGATTATTAGAAGAGAGTGGATAAAGCGTTACTTAGAAAAAGAAGAGATAAGTGAAATATTATATATATCTCAAAGCTGGGATACAGCAGCTTTTAATACTCAACAGAGTGATTATACAGTCTGCATTACATTTGCGAGATCGAAAACAGCATTTTATGTTTTAGACGTGTATAGAGAAAAACTAGATTATCCTGAAATAAAAAGAGCAATTGTTGAAAACGCAGAGAAATGGAAAGCAAATTACGTTCTTATTGAGAACAAATCAAGTGGACAAGCTTTAGTACAAGAGCTCAGAAGCTCAACAGCTCTACCAATAGTTTCTGTTACCCCAGTTAGAAAAAAAATAGAAAGACTCTACAGTGTCGTTTCAATATTTGAATCAGGGAAGTTCTATTTACCGTATTCCAGTGAATGGCTGACAAATTTCGAACTGGAGCTTTTTAGCTTTCCAGGATCGATTTACGATGACCAAATAGACAGTCTTACACAGTATTTGAACTACGAAATTACGAAAAGTTATCCCCAATTGAGTATAAGATTTCTCTAGAATCACAATGTTGATAAGTACGTGTAAAACCTGTTTATACAGGGTTTATTGTTTATTGAAATCTTTAATAGATCCGGTTGTTTTTAAAATCGTTCAGGATTTTTAAGAGAATTTCAACAAATTTGTTTGAGTGAGTGTCTTATCCCTTTTTTAGTTGAAATTTTTCTCGTTAATGCAAACTGTTAATATATTACTATGCCCAAGATACGCCAATCTATGCAACACTAGAGTCTATATTTTTACTGCAATTAACAAACTCCGACTTTGTTCAAAAAACTGTGAAAAAGATTTGATAAACACTTTCCCCTAAAATCACATTAATAATAAAATATATATCTATAAAGTAAGTATGTAGTAGAATTAGAACTTACGTTACAGTAACTTACCTATAAGTTTCAAAGCGATTGTGTCACTGCTAGATAAAAAAATATCCACATGGTTTATGAGACAAGCAGGAAGGTATCTCCCTGAATATCTCAAAATATCAAAAGAAATGACTTTTTTTCAGATGTGTGAATCACCTGAAATAGCATCAGAAATAACACTACAACCTATCAAAAGATTTGACCTTGACGCCGCAATAGTATTTTCTGATATTCTTGTCCTACCAAGAGCTCTTGGTTGTAATATAGATATCAAAAAAAGTACTGGTCCCGTAATAGAGAGGATAAATAACCCAAATTGGTTAACATATGATGCGTTCGAGGAGAAAATTTCTCCAACACTAAATACGATTGCTATAACAAGAAAATCTCTTCCACAAAATAAGAGCCTAATAGGTTTTGCTGGAGGACCGTGGACAGTAGCGCTCTATATCATTGAAGGTGGATGGGATAAGACTTTTTTAAGAACAAAAGAATTCATTAACAAAAGGTACCATGAGTTCAAAGAAATAATATCGATTTTGACTGATGCAACAATTCAATACTTAAATAAACAACTCAAACACGGTGCGGACTTTATACAAATATTTGAAAGTTTTGCTTGGGCAGCATCATCAAACGAGTTTAAAGAGTTCATAGTGGAACCGACGAGAAGAATAGTTTCATCTATTGATGTTCCAGTTATAGGGTTCCCTAAAGGAGCTGGGGTGTCTTATCTTCAATATGTGAAAGAAACTTCAGTTGACGTAATAAGTACTGACCATTCTCTACCACTCGATTGGATAGCAGACAATCTTCAAACTCATGCTGTTGTACAGGGAAACCTTGATCCTTATCTTCTGGCATTTAATAAAAAAGAAGCACTTCTGCAAACAGAGAGAATAGTAGATGCTTTCTCAGAAAAGAATTTTATCTTCAATCTTGGTCATGGTATTTACAAGGAAACTCCGCTTTCCTCAGTGGAAGCAGTATTAGATTTTATAAGAGCTAGGAATTAATAAGTAAATTTGTTACAACTACACCCGTGTCTCTTGTAATTACCTAAAAGTGGGCTTCCTTAAAAATCTTGAGAGAGAGATTGTGGAGCTAAAGAAAAAGAAAAATGCTGTAATACTTGCACACTACTACCAAGATGATGAATTACAGGATATAGCCGATTTTGTCGGTGATTCTCTTGATTTATCTAAAAAGGCTTCGAATACGGATGCTGAAATCATTGTTTTCTGTGGAGTGACATTCATGGGTGAAGTTGCAAAGCTGCTAAGCCCAGGAAAAAAAGTTATTGTGCCAGATATGGCAGCTGGTTGTTCTTTAGAGGATTCCTGCAAAGTTGAACATTTGAAAAAATTTATAAGTCCTGTTGAGAACCCGTTTGTTTTGACATATATAAATTCTTCAGTTCATGTTAAGGCAATATCAGATTCAATATGTACCTCGTCTAGTGCTGAAAAAATAATAAACAGTATACCAAAAGAGAAAAATATCGTTTTTGCTCCGGACAAGTTTTTAGGGAGCTATTTACAGAAAAGAACAGGCAGAAAAATGAAAATTTGGCAAGGAACCTGCATCGTTCACGAAAGTTTCTCTGAGAAGCATGCTATCTCACTTAAATTAGAAAATCCAGATGCAAAAGTTGTTGCTCACCCAGAATGTCCTGATGTGCTTATCAAATACGCGGATTTTGTTGGATCAACATCGCAAATACTTTCATATATAAAAAAATCGGGCTTCCTAAAGTTTATAGTTCTGACTGAGCCTGGAATAATACACCAGGCAAAAAAGATTCTTCCACACGGTATTTTTTTTCCAGTGGAATCAGTTAATTCATCTGGGACATGTGCTATGTGTAACAAGTGTCCCCACATGAGACTAAACACAATGGAGAAGTTGTATCACTGCTTAGACAAGGAAGAACCATCAATAGAAATAGATCCATCAATCTTTGATGCTGCAAGATCTGCTGTTGAGAACATGTTTTTTTACCTGAATAAATAGAGGACACAAATCCAATGATTTGTGTTTATTGTTTAAATAGATGTGATCTTACATCATTTATTATTTGATGCGGTAAAAATTGAGAAAGGTCTCCTCCAAGGATTGCTACTTGTTTGACAAAAGTTGATGAGAGAAATTGTGTTTCGTGTGAGGCTGGAAGGAATATTGTTATTATTCTATCGTCCAATTTATGATTTACCCAACTCATTTGGAACTCATATTCGAAGTCTGATACGGCTCTTAGGCCTCGTACTATGGTGTTACCTTTTTCTTGCCTAACAAAATCAACTAAAAGACCTTTGAAAGTTTTTATCTCAAGTTTTCCTTTAATTTCTGCTATAGAATTTTGAATGAAGCTCTTTCTCTTTTCACTTGAAAATGTCGGAGCTTTTGATGTACACTCCGCAACAGCTATTATAAGCTTGTCCACCACTAAGAGTGCCTTCTTTATTATATCTAAGTGACCTAGTGTTACTGGATCAAATGTTCCAGCGTATACTCCGATCCTCATATGTTACTCAATTAATTCTATTACTAAGATTTTTAATTCATCATCCAGTTTCTTATCTAGAAAACTACCATTTGCTATGACTATTTTCCTAGTAAGTGGTTGCATATCTATTACAAAATTCTCAATTGGTGACAACCCGCTGCCAATCTTTATCTCAATCCGTTTTGAGATAATTTTATTTCCCCGGATATCATATATCTCATAGTTTATGTGTGCATTATCACCACAAAACTTTGGC from the Neorickettsia sennetsu str. Miyayama genome contains:
- the terL gene encoding phage terminase large subunit; translation: MKRQYSTEEFLKFFKESFKTLFPAKKFVKCGYINVISDRLVACLNGKINRLIINIPPRHMKSTLVSVVFPAFVLSKEPSKGIIVASYSSLLSTKHSLETKLVMSSEWYKKKFKDTVISKHHNTKNKFLTTKLGFRLATSISGTLTGEGADIIVADDPINALQANSNTFRERTKTWFLNTFMTRLNHSKKSIVIIVMQRLHYDDICGHLTRTSDKWHVISLPLIAERKEKITSINSKKILLKRKEGEILNRNYLKHENIPKLKAEIGTYVFASQYQQNPISNINSIIRREWIKRYLEKEEISEILYISQSWDTAAFNTQQSDYTVCITFARSKTAFYVLDVYREKLDYPEIKRAIVENAEKWKANYVLIENKSSGQALVQELRSSTALPIVSVTPVRKKIERLYSVVSIFESGKFYLPYSSEWLTNFELELFSFPGSIYDDQIDSLTQYLNYEITKSYPQLSIRFL
- the hemE gene encoding uroporphyrinogen decarboxylase, with protein sequence MSLLDKKISTWFMRQAGRYLPEYLKISKEMTFFQMCESPEIASEITLQPIKRFDLDAAIVFSDILVLPRALGCNIDIKKSTGPVIERINNPNWLTYDAFEEKISPTLNTIAITRKSLPQNKSLIGFAGGPWTVALYIIEGGWDKTFLRTKEFINKRYHEFKEIISILTDATIQYLNKQLKHGADFIQIFESFAWAASSNEFKEFIVEPTRRIVSSIDVPVIGFPKGAGVSYLQYVKETSVDVISTDHSLPLDWIADNLQTHAVVQGNLDPYLLAFNKKEALLQTERIVDAFSEKNFIFNLGHGIYKETPLSSVEAVLDFIRARN
- the nadA gene encoding quinolinate synthase NadA, with protein sequence MGFLKNLEREIVELKKKKNAVILAHYYQDDELQDIADFVGDSLDLSKKASNTDAEIIVFCGVTFMGEVAKLLSPGKKVIVPDMAAGCSLEDSCKVEHLKKFISPVENPFVLTYINSSVHVKAISDSICTSSSAEKIINSIPKEKNIVFAPDKFLGSYLQKRTGRKMKIWQGTCIVHESFSEKHAISLKLENPDAKVVAHPECPDVLIKYADFVGSTSQILSYIKKSGFLKFIVLTEPGIIHQAKKILPHGIFFPVESVNSSGTCAMCNKCPHMRLNTMEKLYHCLDKEEPSIEIDPSIFDAARSAVENMFFYLNK
- the coaD gene encoding pantetheine-phosphate adenylyltransferase, whose product is MRIGVYAGTFDPVTLGHLDIIKKALLVVDKLIIAVAECTSKAPTFSSEKRKSFIQNSIAEIKGKLEIKTFKGLLVDFVRQEKGNTIVRGLRAVSDFEYEFQMSWVNHKLDDRIITIFLPASHETQFLSSTFVKQVAILGGDLSQFLPHQIINDVRSHLFKQ